A portion of the Edaphobacter bradus genome contains these proteins:
- the pyrF gene encoding orotidine-5'-phosphate decarboxylase, giving the protein MTPSNNDLGSLSNAKERLAVALDFPDARAALDLVDRLGDTCRWLKVGMELYYAAGNELVSELRERGYKVFLDLKLHDIPNTVAGGVRSATTAGAELLTVHAGGGAAMLRAAAGAAAGPDAPRLLAVTVLTSIDEDELKGVGVMSPPAEQALRLARLAWNSGIRGMVCSAEEVGMLRRELGPEAYLVVPGIRPAGSATDDQRRVATASEAIAVGASMLVVGRPITKATDPIGAAQAILAEIAEAESASR; this is encoded by the coding sequence GTGACCCCTTCGAACAATGATCTTGGTTCCCTGTCGAATGCCAAGGAACGTCTCGCGGTTGCGCTCGACTTCCCTGACGCCCGCGCTGCACTCGATCTTGTTGATCGGTTGGGAGATACCTGCCGCTGGCTGAAGGTCGGGATGGAGCTGTACTACGCCGCCGGCAATGAACTGGTGTCCGAGCTTCGCGAGCGCGGGTACAAGGTGTTCCTTGACCTGAAGCTGCACGATATTCCCAATACTGTGGCTGGTGGCGTTCGTTCCGCCACGACAGCGGGAGCGGAACTATTGACCGTCCATGCCGGAGGCGGTGCTGCGATGCTACGGGCGGCTGCCGGGGCAGCTGCCGGACCGGACGCTCCGCGCCTGCTGGCCGTTACGGTCCTGACAAGCATCGATGAGGACGAACTAAAGGGCGTTGGCGTGATGAGCCCTCCCGCTGAACAGGCGCTCCGGCTCGCGCGACTGGCCTGGAACTCCGGAATCCGGGGAATGGTTTGCTCGGCCGAGGAGGTTGGGATGCTCCGGCGAGAACTGGGGCCGGAGGCATACCTGGTAGTCCCAGGGATTCGTCCCGCTGGGAGCGCGACGGATGACCAACGACGAGTCGCAACAGCCTCGGAGGCGATTGCGGTGGGAGCCTCTATGCTCGTGGTCGGCAGGCCCATTACAAAGGCCACCGACCCTATCGGGGCAGCGCAGGCAATTCTTGCTGAGATCGCTGAGGCGGAGTCCGCCTCGCGATGA
- a CDS encoding glycosyltransferase family 4 protein, protein MRFATMDSAVMRIDQTAFGVFHHFELARQLRRRGHLRKIYSSWPWTRLQREGLPHELVGTFPWIHTPEMLLQRLGIHNPWLLDQLSYANALAFDGWTHARTRQAGAPDALIGLSGSSLRTGRFIQSEGGKFICDRGSSHQRWQEQIVSEEYQRWGVERQVTDVRDIVREEHIYEVADAISVPSSFAARSFLESGFPQDKIHVIPYGVRLERFTRSGEPPAGGFEVLFAGSVGLRKGVPYLLEAFAAVQHSRKRLRIAGALHPDMKTVLGRLPQDQVELLGAVDQQRLAGLMSTSHVMVLPSIEEGLALVQGQALACGCPVLCSTNTGGEDLFTDGVEGFIVPVRDVAALTDRMQRLADDPALQAKMSEAALLRVRSIGGWNEYGDRWEALLYKLTGRVPSTGPVSSPPPTK, encoded by the coding sequence ATGCGGTTTGCTACGATGGACTCGGCTGTCATGCGCATCGACCAAACCGCCTTTGGCGTCTTTCATCATTTTGAGTTGGCACGGCAGCTCCGGAGGCGCGGGCATCTTCGAAAGATTTACTCTTCCTGGCCCTGGACGCGGCTTCAGCGCGAGGGCCTGCCGCACGAACTGGTCGGGACGTTTCCGTGGATCCACACGCCGGAGATGCTTCTTCAGAGGCTTGGCATTCACAATCCCTGGCTGCTGGATCAGTTGAGTTACGCCAATGCGTTAGCCTTCGACGGCTGGACGCATGCGCGGACACGCCAGGCGGGGGCTCCGGATGCGTTGATCGGGCTTTCCGGCTCGAGCCTGAGGACCGGTCGATTCATTCAGTCCGAGGGCGGAAAATTCATCTGCGATCGCGGCTCCTCCCATCAACGCTGGCAGGAGCAGATCGTCTCGGAGGAGTATCAGCGCTGGGGGGTCGAAAGACAGGTTACGGATGTCCGCGACATTGTCCGAGAAGAACATATCTATGAGGTTGCCGACGCTATTTCGGTTCCCTCGAGCTTTGCCGCCCGCTCCTTCCTGGAGAGCGGCTTTCCCCAGGACAAGATTCACGTCATCCCCTATGGGGTGCGCCTTGAGCGATTCACTCGATCCGGCGAACCTCCGGCTGGCGGCTTCGAGGTACTCTTTGCTGGCTCGGTGGGACTGCGCAAGGGGGTTCCTTACCTGCTGGAGGCATTTGCCGCAGTGCAGCACAGCCGCAAGCGCCTGCGCATCGCTGGGGCGCTTCATCCGGACATGAAGACCGTCCTTGGCCGGCTCCCGCAGGATCAGGTTGAGCTACTCGGCGCAGTGGATCAGCAGCGTCTTGCCGGGTTGATGAGCACCAGCCACGTTATGGTTCTGCCCAGCATCGAAGAGGGGCTGGCGCTGGTCCAGGGGCAGGCTCTTGCGTGCGGCTGCCCGGTCCTCTGCTCGACAAACACCGGCGGCGAAGACCTGTTCACCGATGGGGTGGAGGGATTCATCGTGCCTGTGCGCGACGTAGCCGCTCTCACGGACCGGATGCAGCGGCTCGCAGACGATCCTGCTCTCCAGGCGAAGATGAGCGAAGCTGCTCTGCTGCGTGTCCGGTCGATTGGCGGGTGGAACGAGTACGGTGACCGCTGGGAGGCTCTGCTTTATAAGCTGACCGGCAGAGTGCCTTCAACCGGACCAGTGTCCAGTCCGCCTCCCACGAAGTGA
- the thiS gene encoding sulfur carrier protein ThiS, which translates to MPLTLLLNGQNRTFDALSKSATIEQLVAELGLKTDRVAVEHNGEIAARARWHETPLSEGDRLEVVHFVGGGLDTGPVEGTLPVSL; encoded by the coding sequence ATGCCGCTTACGCTTCTTCTCAACGGCCAGAACCGTACCTTCGACGCACTCTCGAAGTCCGCGACCATCGAACAGCTCGTCGCCGAGCTTGGCCTCAAAACAGACCGCGTCGCCGTAGAACATAACGGCGAGATTGCCGCCCGCGCCCGATGGCATGAGACGCCACTCAGCGAAGGCGATAGGCTCGAAGTGGTTCACTTCGTGGGAGGCGGACTGGACACTGGTCCGGTTGAAGGCACTCTGCCGGTCAGCTTATAA
- a CDS encoding septal ring lytic transglycosylase RlpA family protein, with the protein MTLSLTLGLTASANDSVPEGKQQQSPQAKRRWYQVGLASWYGRHFQGKPTANGEPYDMNGLTCAHRSLPLGSWIRVTNLRNRKSIFVRVNDRGPVPEERIVDLSYGAARAVGLAGSGIGRVKVEPLRPEDKEMAREFVAQLHLPYIPAFGR; encoded by the coding sequence GTGACACTGTCACTGACGCTTGGTCTGACGGCGTCGGCCAACGATTCTGTTCCTGAAGGCAAACAGCAGCAGTCACCACAGGCGAAGCGCCGCTGGTATCAAGTCGGCCTAGCGTCCTGGTACGGCAGGCACTTCCAGGGCAAGCCGACCGCAAACGGCGAGCCTTACGACATGAACGGGTTAACCTGCGCCCACCGAAGCCTTCCCCTCGGAAGCTGGATCCGAGTGACCAATCTGCGGAACCGGAAGTCGATCTTTGTCCGGGTCAATGACCGTGGTCCAGTTCCCGAAGAGCGTATTGTGGACCTCTCGTATGGAGCGGCCAGAGCGGTTGGACTGGCAGGCAGTGGGATCGGCAGGGTGAAGGTCGAGCCTCTGCGTCCCGAGGACAAGGAGATGGCCAGGGAGTTTGTTGCCCAGCTTCACCTGCCCTACATCCCTGCCTTCGGACGGTAG
- the thiD gene encoding bifunctional hydroxymethylpyrimidine kinase/phosphomethylpyrimidine kinase, with protein sequence MTKTVLTIAGYDPSSGAGVTADLMVFAAHGLFGTSCITALTVQSTLKVQSSHPVSPDIVRQTLDCLESDLPPAGIKLGMLASAPIVEAVADYLATVRRRHPRIPVVLDPVLRSTSGRELLSHEGLGILTERLLPLVDWITPNLSELGLLSSNSVAQREDLLPAARALHHLHPGLTVLATGGHLNPPDDLLLSATGEATWLPGKHIATKATHGTGCTLSSAILSRLVLGDEPRPAAEAAKRYVTEALRTASPVGHGHGPLHHLWPLRSSER encoded by the coding sequence ATGACGAAAACTGTCCTCACCATCGCCGGCTATGACCCCTCCTCAGGTGCGGGAGTCACCGCCGACCTCATGGTCTTCGCCGCACATGGCCTCTTCGGGACCTCCTGCATTACCGCGCTGACGGTTCAGTCGACCCTTAAAGTGCAGTCCTCGCACCCCGTAAGCCCCGATATCGTCCGCCAGACGCTCGATTGCCTTGAGTCCGACCTGCCCCCAGCCGGCATCAAGCTCGGAATGCTGGCCTCTGCACCCATCGTCGAGGCAGTCGCTGACTATCTGGCTACCGTCCGACGCCGCCACCCCCGCATCCCGGTTGTCCTTGACCCTGTCCTGCGCTCCACATCCGGCAGGGAACTACTCTCCCACGAGGGCCTGGGCATCCTGACCGAACGCCTGCTCCCCCTCGTTGACTGGATTACTCCGAACCTCTCCGAACTGGGCCTTCTCTCCAGCAACTCTGTCGCCCAACGCGAAGATCTCCTCCCAGCAGCACGCGCCCTCCACCATCTCCACCCCGGGCTTACTGTCCTGGCCACTGGCGGCCACCTCAACCCACCAGACGACCTGCTCCTCAGCGCGACGGGCGAGGCGACCTGGCTTCCCGGGAAGCACATCGCCACGAAGGCGACCCACGGCACCGGCTGCACTCTATCCAGCGCCATCCTCAGCCGTCTCGTCCTCGGTGACGAACCCCGTCCAGCCGCCGAAGCTGCAAAGCGCTACGTCACCGAGGCCCTCCGCACCGCGTCCCCCGTCGGACACGGCCATGGGCCGCTGCACCATCTCTGGCCCCTGCGTTCCTCTGAAAGATGA
- a CDS encoding 2Fe-2S iron-sulfur cluster-binding protein, with product MTEERSFRVVLEMPEERRSIDCGASEYILNAAADHGINLPVICRQGRCLTCAARLLEGIVEHDHPDSYFAEDQTAGFILTCLAMPRRELRILTHQEWEMRAHRLAHNLPAPYA from the coding sequence ATGACTGAGGAGCGGAGCTTTCGGGTCGTCCTTGAAATGCCCGAAGAGCGCCGCTCCATCGATTGCGGCGCCAGCGAATACATCCTCAACGCCGCCGCCGACCACGGGATCAACCTTCCCGTCATCTGCCGCCAGGGCCGCTGCCTCACCTGCGCCGCGCGTCTGCTTGAAGGCATCGTAGAGCACGACCATCCCGACTCGTATTTCGCCGAAGACCAGACCGCCGGCTTCATCCTTACTTGCCTTGCCATGCCACGCAGGGAACTTCGCATCCTCACCCACCAGGAGTGGGAGATGCGGGCGCACCGCCTCGCCCACAACCTGCCCGCCCCGTATGCCTGA
- the dps gene encoding DNA protection during starvation protein, producing the protein MATQSTVQPGDVTQRVGVEVIRARGVDVEKLIKMLVANAAAEFASTYYYYTILRMNLAGYEDYKEICEDARLEDRAHWELIVPRIYELGGHLPNDLKAFHDQAGCAAAKLPDPPTVVNILTLLLESERCAIRSWSAVCDMTFGKDPRTYDLAARILNEEIEHEAWFIELLAHERDHKSIPSGHFRRGEPGEAPYSKNRRFYNP; encoded by the coding sequence ATGGCAACACAAAGCACAGTGCAACCGGGCGATGTTACGCAGCGCGTCGGAGTGGAAGTCATCCGGGCTCGTGGCGTCGATGTAGAGAAGCTCATCAAAATGCTCGTCGCCAATGCGGCAGCGGAATTCGCCAGCACCTACTACTACTACACCATCCTCCGCATGAACCTCGCCGGTTACGAAGACTACAAAGAGATCTGCGAAGATGCCCGGCTCGAAGATCGTGCTCACTGGGAACTGATCGTCCCGCGCATTTACGAGCTCGGCGGACACCTGCCCAACGATCTCAAGGCATTTCACGATCAGGCCGGGTGCGCCGCCGCCAAACTCCCCGACCCACCCACCGTCGTCAACATCCTTACCCTGTTGCTCGAATCGGAGCGTTGCGCCATCCGCAGCTGGAGCGCCGTCTGTGACATGACCTTCGGCAAAGATCCCCGCACCTATGATCTCGCCGCGCGCATCCTCAATGAAGAGATCGAGCACGAGGCCTGGTTCATCGAGCTCCTTGCTCACGAACGCGACCACAAGTCGATACCCTCCGGACACTTCCGCCGCGGCGAGCCGGGCGAGGCGCCGTACAGCAAGAACCGCCGGTTCTATAACCCATAA
- a CDS encoding UDP-glucuronic acid decarboxylase family protein yields MESKRILATGAAGFLGSHLCDALLAEGNIVVGVDNLCTGQTANLAHLSGEPRFSFIEQDIIRPFDPGKVDFIFNFASPASPTDYTRLGVETLLVGSAGTVNTLDIARKYGAGYLHASTSECYGDPEVHPQVETYWGHVNPVGPRSVYDEAKRFSEAAVMAYHRYYGVDTRIVRIFNTYGPRLQANDGRVISNFMIQALRGEPLTIYGDGSQTRSFCYVSDLIDGILRLSRSCEHLPVNIGNPEEWTILECAREVLAVTGSKSEIVSLPLPIDDPARRRPDIEKARTLLGWEPKIKLREGLGRSLDYFKAFC; encoded by the coding sequence ATGGAGTCGAAGAGAATACTTGCCACAGGGGCAGCAGGCTTCTTAGGATCGCACCTCTGTGATGCGCTGCTGGCCGAAGGAAATATTGTCGTTGGTGTTGACAACCTCTGCACTGGCCAGACCGCTAATCTGGCCCACCTCTCCGGTGAGCCACGTTTCAGCTTTATCGAGCAGGACATCATTCGTCCCTTTGACCCCGGGAAAGTCGACTTCATCTTCAACTTTGCCTCTCCAGCCAGCCCGACTGACTACACCCGTCTCGGTGTAGAGACACTCCTCGTCGGCTCAGCCGGAACCGTCAATACTCTCGACATCGCCCGCAAGTACGGAGCCGGCTATCTTCACGCCTCCACCTCGGAGTGCTACGGCGACCCCGAGGTGCACCCCCAGGTCGAGACCTACTGGGGGCATGTCAACCCCGTCGGCCCGCGTTCGGTCTACGACGAAGCCAAGCGGTTCTCCGAGGCTGCCGTCATGGCTTACCACCGCTACTACGGCGTCGACACTCGCATCGTCCGCATTTTCAACACCTACGGTCCCCGCCTTCAGGCAAATGACGGACGAGTGATCTCGAACTTCATGATTCAGGCACTCCGAGGAGAGCCCCTGACCATCTACGGCGACGGCTCGCAAACCCGCAGCTTCTGCTATGTCTCCGACCTCATTGACGGAATTCTTCGGCTATCCCGCTCCTGCGAGCATCTTCCCGTCAACATCGGCAACCCTGAGGAGTGGACAATCCTCGAATGCGCCCGCGAAGTCCTGGCGGTGACTGGCTCCAAATCTGAGATCGTCTCTCTCCCGCTTCCGATCGACGACCCCGCACGCCGCCGCCCCGACATTGAAAAGGCCCGCACTCTGCTCGGATGGGAGCCCAAGATCAAGCTTCGTGAAGGGCTGGGGCGTTCGCTGGATTACTTTAAGGCCTTCTGCTAA
- a CDS encoding UDP-glucose dehydrogenase family protein gives MGKSIRIAVVGSGYVGLVAAVCFAEMGHEVICVDNDERKVRALQGGETLIHENFLPGLLHRYGNTRVRFTTDLSDATRSSDVIFIAVGTPQSGNGDTDLSYVEAVACEIARSLNSYKVIVEKSTVPVYTNEWISRAMARNGAARDLFDVVSNPEFLREGTAVADFLHPDRIVVGSDSGRAAGILEDIYLPLTTGEYYTRADAISGHCNVDQPPPLLLTSTKSAEIIKHASNAFLALKISFINAVGNLCEATNADVEQVARGMGLDRRIGPRFLRPGIGYGGSCFPKDVAAFRSVAEQLGIDFNLLSEVEKINVLQKKRFMSKVRSALWTLRGKRLAVLGLAFKGETDDIRESPAVEIVRMLLAEGCSIAAYDPAAIKRTEEVLPSGPSLRYVEDCYTAAKDADALLILTDWQEFAELDPERLSQALRHPIVIDGRNLYDPQVMSGNGFTYLSIGRPPAHPVSDLASISAPSARSN, from the coding sequence ATGGGAAAAAGCATTCGAATCGCTGTGGTTGGATCAGGGTATGTCGGTCTTGTGGCGGCCGTCTGCTTTGCTGAGATGGGGCACGAGGTCATCTGCGTCGACAATGATGAGCGAAAGGTCCGGGCTCTGCAGGGCGGAGAGACGCTGATCCACGAAAACTTCCTCCCCGGACTTCTCCATCGTTACGGCAACACGAGGGTTCGGTTCACGACCGATCTCTCTGATGCCACGCGCTCTTCCGACGTGATCTTCATCGCCGTCGGGACCCCGCAGAGCGGGAACGGCGACACCGACCTTTCTTACGTCGAGGCGGTTGCCTGCGAGATCGCCCGCTCGCTCAACTCGTACAAGGTCATCGTCGAGAAGAGCACCGTGCCTGTCTACACCAACGAGTGGATTAGCCGCGCCATGGCTCGGAATGGCGCCGCGCGGGACCTATTCGACGTCGTCTCCAACCCCGAATTTCTTCGCGAGGGAACTGCTGTTGCTGACTTCCTCCACCCCGACCGCATCGTCGTAGGCTCCGACAGCGGGCGGGCAGCCGGCATCCTGGAGGATATCTACCTCCCGCTCACGACAGGGGAGTATTACACACGCGCCGACGCCATCTCGGGACACTGTAACGTCGATCAGCCACCCCCATTATTGCTGACGTCGACCAAGAGCGCCGAGATCATCAAGCACGCCTCGAATGCCTTCCTTGCGCTCAAGATCTCTTTTATCAATGCTGTCGGCAACCTCTGCGAGGCCACCAATGCCGATGTTGAACAGGTCGCACGCGGCATGGGGCTCGATCGGCGCATCGGCCCGCGCTTCCTTCGTCCCGGGATTGGCTACGGCGGCTCCTGCTTTCCGAAAGACGTCGCTGCCTTCCGCTCGGTTGCCGAGCAGCTTGGCATCGACTTCAACCTCCTCAGCGAGGTGGAAAAGATCAACGTGCTGCAGAAGAAGCGCTTCATGAGCAAGGTGCGCTCCGCGCTCTGGACTCTCCGCGGCAAAAGGCTTGCCGTCCTCGGGCTGGCCTTCAAAGGGGAGACCGACGACATTCGCGAATCCCCTGCCGTAGAGATCGTACGAATGCTGCTCGCGGAAGGTTGTTCCATTGCGGCATACGATCCTGCCGCGATCAAACGCACTGAAGAGGTCTTGCCCTCCGGTCCCAGCCTGCGTTACGTCGAGGACTGCTACACCGCCGCCAAGGATGCCGATGCTCTCCTTATCCTCACGGACTGGCAGGAGTTCGCCGAGCTCGACCCTGAGCGGCTCAGTCAGGCCCTTCGTCATCCCATTGTCATCGATGGTCGTAATCTCTATGATCCGCAGGTCATGTCCGGCAATGGGTTCACGTATCTCAGCATCGGCCGGCCTCCGGCCCATCCAGTGAGTGATCTTGCTTCTATTTCCGCCCCATCCGCCCGCAGTAATTAG
- a CDS encoding DUF1800 domain-containing protein has protein sequence MASSLSSMHIARLRTQATSLLRSAVAGFFVTQMAMPAGLSAQMTAQANAPAVGLRENAAAGGPLSNDERILHVLNRFTYGPRPGDLERVRAMGLSAWFTQQLSPQTIDDSALEARLSAYPAMRLPLAQLMEMYPNQGMVRATMNGRMGIPSGETEKAIYNDQMARQKAKKDRKNQAIADGIAPLPADQVQAVLALPPDKRFSALCKMKPAELRGLRQSLNEDQRQHLTDGFTPQQIESLAAFNSPQAVVAAEDIQTKLLRDIYTERQLNELMVDFWLNHFNVYMRKSQQAPYYIASYERDVIRPRALGQFEDLLVAVASSPAMLNYLDNASSIGPHSAFATWPQRGFRNPNANKKATGLNENYARELMELHTVGVNGGYTQHDVTEVAKVFTGWTIGTRRPGSPEAVLAEYDWTKHEPGSKQVLGTTIKESGEKEGLQVLHMLATSPKTARFISTKLAVRFVSDDPPQAMVDRMAKTFLNTNGDIRRVLLAMVNSTEFFAPQSYRAKVKTPQEFVASAVRASGVDVESPGALVNVVADLGMPLYGMQTPNGYSMKADAWNNTAALVERMNFALALASNRVAGVMTNWPAMLGNPSEPLGPEATAALLEDKLLHQAVSERTKQTILTQISSDREQQEASLRQVAVKNRNRDPLAIAGGRRPEAMATVDPTTALAAGLLFGSPEFQRR, from the coding sequence GTGGCCAGTTCCCTCTCATCGATGCATATAGCCCGGTTGAGGACGCAGGCCACTTCGCTTCTTCGCTCCGCGGTGGCAGGCTTTTTCGTTACGCAGATGGCCATGCCAGCGGGCTTATCGGCCCAGATGACGGCCCAGGCGAACGCGCCTGCCGTTGGCCTGCGGGAGAATGCGGCGGCTGGCGGGCCTCTGTCGAACGACGAGAGGATTCTGCACGTGCTCAACCGGTTCACGTACGGACCTCGTCCTGGGGACCTGGAGCGTGTCCGCGCCATGGGGCTCAGTGCGTGGTTCACGCAGCAGCTTTCGCCGCAGACGATCGACGACAGCGCGCTGGAGGCGAGGCTGTCTGCCTACCCTGCCATGCGGCTTCCCTTGGCTCAGCTCATGGAGATGTACCCGAATCAAGGCATGGTCCGCGCGACGATGAACGGGCGCATGGGCATCCCAAGTGGAGAGACCGAGAAGGCAATCTACAACGACCAGATGGCACGGCAGAAGGCGAAGAAGGACCGCAAGAACCAGGCCATAGCCGATGGCATCGCCCCTCTGCCCGCGGACCAGGTGCAGGCGGTTCTTGCTCTGCCACCGGATAAGCGCTTCTCCGCCCTGTGCAAGATGAAGCCGGCCGAGTTGCGAGGGCTTCGCCAGTCGCTGAACGAAGATCAGCGCCAGCATCTCACCGACGGATTCACCCCGCAGCAGATCGAATCTCTGGCTGCGTTTAACAGTCCACAGGCCGTCGTTGCCGCCGAAGACATACAGACCAAGCTCCTGCGCGATATCTACACCGAGCGGCAGTTGAACGAGCTTATGGTGGACTTCTGGCTGAATCACTTCAACGTGTATATGCGGAAGTCGCAGCAGGCGCCGTACTATATCGCGTCTTACGAGCGCGACGTGATTCGGCCTCGCGCGCTGGGTCAATTCGAGGACCTTCTTGTGGCTGTCGCCAGCAGCCCCGCGATGTTGAATTATCTGGATAATGCTTCGAGCATCGGGCCACATTCGGCGTTTGCGACCTGGCCACAGCGCGGATTCCGGAACCCCAACGCAAACAAGAAAGCAACCGGCCTGAATGAAAACTACGCGCGTGAACTGATGGAGTTGCACACAGTCGGCGTGAATGGCGGCTATACCCAGCATGACGTGACCGAAGTCGCCAAGGTGTTCACCGGCTGGACGATCGGAACCAGGCGGCCTGGGTCGCCGGAGGCAGTACTCGCCGAGTACGACTGGACCAAGCACGAGCCGGGGTCAAAGCAGGTTCTGGGGACGACGATCAAGGAGAGCGGCGAAAAAGAGGGGTTGCAGGTGCTGCACATGCTGGCGACCAGCCCAAAGACGGCGAGGTTTATCTCAACCAAGCTCGCCGTACGGTTCGTAAGCGACGATCCCCCACAGGCGATGGTGGATCGGATGGCAAAGACGTTTTTGAACACGAATGGAGACATTCGCCGGGTTCTGTTGGCTATGGTGAACTCGACAGAGTTCTTCGCTCCGCAAAGCTACCGGGCGAAGGTGAAGACCCCGCAGGAATTTGTGGCTTCGGCGGTGAGGGCCTCCGGAGTGGACGTTGAGAGTCCGGGCGCACTGGTGAACGTCGTGGCGGACCTGGGGATGCCGCTTTATGGAATGCAGACACCCAATGGGTACTCGATGAAGGCGGATGCCTGGAACAACACGGCGGCACTGGTAGAGCGAATGAACTTTGCCCTAGCCCTGGCATCGAACCGGGTCGCGGGCGTGATGACGAACTGGCCGGCGATGTTGGGTAATCCGAGCGAACCTCTAGGTCCGGAGGCCACCGCTGCGCTGCTCGAAGATAAATTGCTACATCAGGCGGTGAGCGAGCGGACAAAGCAGACCATTCTGACGCAGATTTCGAGTGACCGAGAGCAGCAGGAGGCTAGCTTGCGGCAAGTGGCGGTCAAGAATCGCAACCGCGATCCTCTGGCTATAGCGGGTGGCAGGCGACCGGAGGCTATGGCGACAGTCGATCCCACGACGGCGCTGGCCGCGGGACTTCTGTTCGGGTCGCCGGAGTTCCAACGGCGCTAG